The genomic DNA GGTGCCGACTCGTCGTTCTCCGCGGCCAGCCGCGTCATGCGGCGCTCCACCTCCGGCCACGGGACCTCGCCCCGCTTCACCGCGAGCAGGTCCTCCCTGGCCTCGCCCACCTCGATCGTCAGCCGGCCCGTACGCAGCAGATCCCGGCCGCTCGCCAGCAGCCGCAGCAGATGCATCGCGTGCTTCCAGCGCGGTGCACCGTACTGCCGGACATCCGCCTCCAGCTTCTTGCGCTGCCCCAGCGCGTAGCGGACGAAGGTCTGGTGGGCGAGTCGGGACAGGAACGCGTCGCGTAGGGAGAGGAGTTCATGGCCGACCGCGTCGGCCTGCTCCACCAACGGCGAGTGGAGGCACTCCAGCACATTGGGGTTGGCACGCAGCGCCAGTTCGCAGAAACGCTGCAGCTCCCAGGAGAACTGCTCCTGCGCCGGGCCCTCGATATGTGTCGGCGGCTTGTCGAACCGCCAGAACAGCGGGGTCGGCGCCAGGAAGACACCCCGGCGATCGGTGTCGCTGTCGTCCGTGGCCAGCCCGAACGCGCGTGAGCCCATCACACAGGAGTAGACCGTGTGGTCGCGTACGAGAGTCTCGGCATCGGGGGTGAACATGCGGGTGAGGGTACGCGAGGGCCCTCGTGCGCCTCGGCGTCCGGGCAGGGGGCAGCACGCGCCGGGCCACCGTGGCCGGCCGGCGGGCCGCGCTGCGGGGCGGCGCGTAAGCGACGGGGGCCCGACGGCGGATGTCCGTAGCCGTCGGGCCCCGAGTGGCAGACGCCCTGGTTCTGATCGACATTGTCGATAATCCATCCCCTTCGGAAGGGCAGAACCATGGCAGGAAACGACCTCGGCAGTCTGCTGGGCAGCTTGCTGGGCGGCGGAAGCCAAGGCGGGGGTTCCGGCAACGCCGGGAACATCCTCGGGACGCTGCTGGGTGCGCTGGGCGGCAGCGCGAGCGCCGGTGGCGGTGGCGGGGGCGGCGCGAACGCTCTTGAGGGCCTCATCGGGATGCTCGCCAAGTCCGGTCTTCTCGACCAGGCCCAGTCCTGGGTCGGGACCGGCGAGAACAAGCCGGTGAGTGGCGCACAGATCGCGCAGGCGCTGCCGGACGAAACCCTGCAGAAGGTCGCCCAGGACGCGGGGGTGTCGACGGAGCAGGCGGCCGACGACATCGCCAGGTCGTTGCCCGAGGCGGTCGACAAGCTGACCCCCGCGGGCGAGGTCCCGAAGGGCGGCTCGCTGGAGGACCTGATCCGGGCGCAGGCGCTCTGAGCGTTCAGGGCCGGCCGAACCCCGTATCGATTTCCTGTACAGTTGTCCAGGAAATCGATACGGGAGGCCGTCCGCCATGCACATCGCAGCCCAGGCGCTGGTCGCGTCGGTCGCGCTGATCCACGCCTGTTTCCTGGTGCTCGAAATGTTCCTGTGGGACACCGCGCGCGGCCGGAAGGTCTTCGCGACCACCCCGGCGTTCTCCCGTGAGAGCGCCGCGCTCGCCGCGAACCAGGGCCTGTACAACGGGTTCATGGCAGCCGGACTCGTCTGGAGCCTG from Streptomyces sp. NBC_01707 includes the following:
- a CDS encoding DNA polymerase beta superfamily protein — encoded protein: MFTPDAETLVRDHTVYSCVMGSRAFGLATDDSDTDRRGVFLAPTPLFWRFDKPPTHIEGPAQEQFSWELQRFCELALRANPNVLECLHSPLVEQADAVGHELLSLRDAFLSRLAHQTFVRYALGQRKKLEADVRQYGAPRWKHAMHLLRLLASGRDLLRTGRLTIEVGEAREDLLAVKRGEVPWPEVERRMTRLAAENDESAPGSPLPPEPDRARVEDFLIRTRRASASLPCTG
- a CDS encoding YidB family protein — its product is MAGNDLGSLLGSLLGGGSQGGGSGNAGNILGTLLGALGGSASAGGGGGGGANALEGLIGMLAKSGLLDQAQSWVGTGENKPVSGAQIAQALPDETLQKVAQDAGVSTEQAADDIARSLPEAVDKLTPAGEVPKGGSLEDLIRAQAL
- a CDS encoding DUF1304 domain-containing protein, with product MHIAAQALVASVALIHACFLVLEMFLWDTARGRKVFATTPAFSRESAALAANQGLYNGFMAAGLVWSLLAGDPVAYQAQIFFLGCLIVAGVYGAATVSRKILLVQAAPAAVALVLVLLAG